From the genome of Flavobacterium luteolum, one region includes:
- a CDS encoding hybrid sensor histidine kinase/response regulator transcription factor, translating into MKKTIVLFTFFYITLFSAKSYAQVQDRYFRTISVDKGLSQSSVFAIQQDTLGFIWIGTQDGLNRYDSKGFKVYRPIKDVKNSLQSYYIRSLFTDHKGQLWVGGNQGISVYNYNTDSFINYPLPRNIGEWYISAITEDNQHRIWASSIAGDVFVLSPNEKNFVPIKFNASSHEIKKIAYIGVWQKQILLGADVGLFQLNSQSHQLSKINLTSKKPYINDVFIEEKKLWIATEGEGVIEYNAENRTLTSLLHNAGNNSIADNNIRCINKDTEGNLWFGTFKGLSIYNLKNKSFSNYSHQISQPYTISQNSVRCIFRDKQNGILLGTYYGGLNYYHKNDIKFNLLSQNSGKPSLNDEVIGVIKQDAKGNFWIGSNDKGLNYWNKTVNTISYYSNSENNPNSLSSNNIKAIEFDNNGNVLVGTHNGGLNILNPNTGLVQRFRHDENNPNSISGDLVYSLLKDSKDRIWVGTRSGLDQFHPETKTFTHIHLDKAGKRPTSDDITFLFEDSKKRIWIGTTNGVTLFYPETQLFGTIGHGKLSDDIVNCITEDPKHRIWIGTREGLRLYDETQESFISFKARKDFFKETIYGIIPDEDNLWISTNTGLIKFNPDKGSVQTFDESDGLQNKQFNDYAFCKAKDGMLLFGGIKGISYFYPSMVKQSPLPLKLSFTALEVLNKTVAVGDETDILEQHIDQVKELEIGPEYKQFSIFFNTFNYISSNRTYYFYKLEGVDKDWQRTDELKVSYSNLSAGKYNFQIKAVGPNGEMSAVRSLQIVILPPWYKTIWFSLLLLAIIGTAVYIGFKIIKERIQAEQQLKLERIEKERVSYINQIKMDFFTNVSHELRTPLTLILAPLEELLKMPFADKITKKKHELMFINAKRLYNLVDQLFEFRKTEMGTRPLKVGKSDIVRFSQEIFESFKPLSEKNNIHYTFHSAETQLVFLFDKDAMEKILFNLLSNAFKYTKEGQSIHVELLKKNDTVQIKVADTGVGISTENLSKVFDRFYQVNNREMNLGSGVGLAFTKRLVELHHGEISAESAEEQGSTFTVGIPILDQIYKNDQQIEESLYDLSIVTDNELDNENEIEEENEAIDSNQPIKLLIVDDNKEILDYLQDYFSKAYDVTVAYNGQMALDLLEINPFDLIISDVMMPELDGLHFCKRVKQNINTSHIPLMLLTARNETSQQIKGLEMGADDYITKPFSTPLLAAKITNLLRSRKRLKEYYSAGKEMVPENIAFNTLDEEFLKEAIRIVEDHLADSEFTVDHFSREIGMSRSNLYIKLKAITGESAMDFIKRIRFKKAVELMQSKRYTIAQITYMCGFNSPSYFSTAFKQHYGCMPSEYLARLENTKE; encoded by the coding sequence ATGAAGAAAACGATTGTCCTTTTTACGTTTTTCTACATAACTCTTTTCAGTGCGAAAAGTTATGCCCAAGTGCAAGACCGCTATTTCCGAACCATTTCGGTTGATAAAGGCTTGTCGCAAAGTTCTGTTTTTGCCATTCAGCAGGATACTTTGGGTTTTATCTGGATTGGAACACAAGACGGATTAAATCGTTATGATAGTAAAGGTTTTAAAGTTTATCGCCCAATAAAAGACGTTAAAAACAGTCTGCAATCGTATTACATTCGAAGTTTGTTTACCGATCATAAAGGACAATTATGGGTTGGCGGCAATCAAGGCATTAGTGTTTACAATTACAATACGGATAGTTTTATCAATTATCCGCTTCCGCGAAATATTGGCGAATGGTACATTTCTGCCATTACCGAAGACAATCAGCATAGAATTTGGGCTTCTTCTATTGCAGGAGATGTTTTTGTGCTTTCTCCAAATGAAAAGAATTTTGTTCCGATAAAGTTTAATGCGTCTTCGCATGAAATCAAAAAAATCGCTTACATAGGCGTTTGGCAAAAACAGATTTTATTGGGAGCAGATGTGGGGCTTTTCCAACTGAATTCACAATCTCATCAGCTTTCAAAAATAAATCTGACTTCAAAAAAACCTTATATCAATGATGTTTTTATCGAAGAAAAAAAATTATGGATCGCTACAGAAGGCGAAGGTGTAATTGAATACAATGCAGAGAATAGAACTCTTACTTCGCTTCTTCATAATGCTGGAAACAATAGTATTGCCGATAATAACATTAGATGCATTAACAAAGATACCGAAGGAAATTTATGGTTTGGAACGTTTAAAGGTTTGAGTATTTATAACCTTAAAAACAAATCTTTTAGCAATTATTCGCACCAAATTTCACAGCCTTATACAATCAGCCAGAATTCGGTTCGCTGTATTTTTAGAGATAAACAAAACGGAATCTTGTTGGGAACCTATTATGGAGGTTTGAACTATTATCATAAAAACGATATTAAGTTTAATCTTTTAAGCCAAAACTCAGGAAAACCATCTTTAAATGATGAAGTTATTGGCGTTATCAAACAAGATGCTAAAGGCAATTTCTGGATTGGCAGCAACGATAAAGGGCTGAATTACTGGAACAAAACTGTCAATACCATAAGTTATTATTCCAATAGCGAAAACAATCCAAATAGTTTAAGTTCGAACAATATTAAAGCCATTGAATTTGACAATAACGGAAATGTTTTGGTGGGAACGCATAACGGCGGATTGAATATTTTGAATCCGAATACAGGTTTAGTGCAGCGTTTTCGCCACGACGAAAACAATCCGAACAGTATATCAGGAGATTTGGTTTATAGTTTACTGAAAGATTCTAAAGACAGAATTTGGGTCGGAACACGATCTGGATTGGATCAGTTTCACCCCGAAACCAAAACATTTACACATATCCATTTGGATAAAGCAGGAAAAAGACCCACTTCTGACGATATCACTTTTCTTTTTGAAGATAGTAAAAAACGAATTTGGATTGGCACCACCAACGGCGTAACGCTTTTTTATCCAGAAACGCAATTATTTGGCACTATTGGCCACGGAAAATTAAGCGATGATATTGTAAACTGCATTACCGAAGATCCAAAACACCGAATCTGGATTGGAACGCGAGAAGGTTTGCGATTGTACGATGAAACGCAGGAATCGTTTATTAGTTTTAAAGCAAGAAAAGACTTCTTCAAAGAAACGATTTACGGCATAATTCCAGACGAAGACAACTTATGGATTTCTACCAACACGGGATTAATTAAGTTTAATCCAGACAAAGGTTCTGTACAGACTTTTGACGAAAGTGATGGTTTACAAAACAAACAATTTAACGATTATGCTTTCTGCAAGGCTAAGGACGGAATGCTGCTTTTTGGCGGTATAAAAGGAATTTCGTACTTCTACCCGTCTATGGTAAAACAAAGTCCGCTGCCTTTAAAGTTGAGTTTTACAGCTCTAGAAGTTCTCAATAAAACCGTTGCTGTTGGCGACGAAACTGATATTTTGGAACAGCATATTGATCAGGTTAAAGAATTGGAAATTGGACCAGAATACAAACAGTTCAGTATCTTTTTTAATACGTTCAATTACATTTCTTCCAACAGAACTTATTATTTCTACAAATTGGAAGGAGTTGATAAAGACTGGCAAAGAACAGACGAATTGAAGGTAAGCTACAGCAATTTATCTGCAGGAAAATATAATTTTCAGATAAAAGCTGTTGGTCCAAATGGTGAAATGAGCGCTGTTAGAAGTTTGCAAATTGTAATACTTCCGCCTTGGTACAAAACGATATGGTTTTCTTTGTTGTTACTTGCTATTATTGGTACAGCAGTTTATATCGGTTTTAAAATCATTAAGGAAAGAATTCAAGCCGAACAGCAGCTAAAACTGGAAAGAATTGAGAAGGAAAGAGTGAGTTATATCAACCAAATCAAAATGGATTTCTTTACTAATGTATCACATGAACTCAGAACTCCTTTGACGTTGATTCTAGCGCCTTTAGAAGAATTATTAAAAATGCCGTTTGCAGACAAAATCACCAAAAAGAAACATGAATTAATGTTCATTAATGCAAAACGTCTTTACAATTTGGTCGATCAGCTGTTTGAGTTTAGAAAAACAGAAATGGGAACGCGTCCGTTAAAAGTGGGCAAAAGTGATATTGTTCGTTTTTCACAGGAAATTTTTGAGTCGTTTAAACCGCTTTCAGAAAAAAACAACATTCATTACACTTTTCATTCAGCCGAAACACAACTTGTATTTCTTTTTGATAAAGATGCGATGGAGAAAATTTTGTTCAATCTCTTGTCTAATGCTTTTAAATACACCAAAGAAGGACAAAGTATTCATGTTGAATTATTGAAGAAAAACGATACGGTACAAATAAAAGTCGCTGACACGGGAGTCGGAATTAGCACGGAGAATTTATCTAAAGTCTTTGATCGTTTTTATCAAGTAAACAACCGCGAAATGAATTTGGGCTCTGGTGTTGGTTTGGCTTTTACAAAACGTTTGGTCGAATTGCATCATGGCGAAATTAGCGCCGAAAGTGCCGAAGAACAAGGAAGCACTTTTACAGTTGGTATTCCGATTTTGGATCAGATTTACAAAAACGATCAGCAGATAGAAGAATCTCTGTATGATTTGTCTATTGTTACCGATAATGAATTGGATAATGAAAATGAAATAGAAGAAGAAAATGAAGCAATAGACAGCAATCAGCCTATTAAATTACTGATTGTAGATGATAACAAAGAAATTCTAGATTATCTGCAGGATTATTTTAGCAAAGCCTACGATGTAACGGTTGCATACAACGGTCAGATGGCATTAGATTTATTAGAAATTAATCCTTTTGATTTAATTATCAGCGATGTAATGATGCCTGAGCTAGATGGTTTGCATTTTTGTAAACGTGTTAAACAGAACATTAATACGTCGCATATTCCACTGATGCTTTTAACGGCACGAAATGAAACCAGTCAACAGATAAAAGGCCTTGAAATGGGTGCCGATGATTATATTACAAAACCATTTTCGACGCCATTATTGGCTGCAAAAATCACCAATTTATTGCGTTCTCGTAAACGATTAAAAGAGTACTATTCGGCTGGAAAAGAAATGGTTCCAGAGAATATTGCATTCAATACTTTAGATGAAGAATTTTTAAAAGAAGCCATTAGAATTGTCGAAGATCATTTGGCAGATTCTGAATTTACTGTAGATCATTTCAGCCGTGAAATCGGAATGAGCCGTTCGAATCTTTATATCAAATTAAAAGCAATCACAGGCGAATCGGCAATGGATTTTATTAAACGAATCCGTTTCAAAAAAGCTGTAGAATTAATGCAAAGCAAGCGATATACAATTGCTCAAATAACTTACATGTGCGGTTTTAATTCGCCATCTTATTTCTCAACCGCTTTTAAACAGCATTACGGTTGTATGCCAAGCGAATATTTAGCCCGATTAGAAAACACAAAAGAATAA
- a CDS encoding DUF4962 domain-containing protein, which yields MINKKIYTVVLLLAAFSVFSQKQQAVIKLTAEKLHARVREWPCPVNGVTVPTNAPALLWPGTNGKEMVKPMESGSEVKEDPNIGNVRYKVMLASDKNFTKNVTASAEQRWAVYPLHQALKAGKWYWKYAYALKSSNQWTWSPTYDFVIDAKYANEKVSPPVTEVLKRNEGAHPVLWDMRTIGDDFYRNNLNNPEAKKFIAFAEKLMLAPLPTEKPQRVIDTTGKNPLEKKIIIERMYHGFGDAVGTPVRNLCIAYQLTKDERFILDAKRRAINIANMNPNGLATGDDFTGGAVLEALGWFYDVGYEFLSPQEKELFKNIIKLRAKRVYDHLPNRFELHVSDNHVWQITMRNLAIATVATINDVPEAKEWLTYLYEVWSARFPVLGTTDGGWHEGNGYFRVNFKSIIYLSQMFGDFSGVDYFKLPWMQNLPYYMHYTHPNKSASTAIGDMWENIPYITKGEAWFADALTYKIDNPYLNWYVDGIKRDYASYYHGTDDYLLFRLLNYKPNRNLPASSPSVLPKTRKFGDVGVVAMHEDLANADKTLSSYLLSSPFGSSGHGHASQNAFTINYKGKVIFGGTGYYSNFSDKHNLLDYRSTKAYNTILADSLNQKIGEEGYGWIPRAISGKRIQYALGDASNAYGEIKSEFWLNRFEQIKVVPSKENGYGESGVTLYRRHMLQLEGGYIVLYDELEAKTPVKWTTQFHCPYYAIEGQNSENSNQQQFAVKTDLGSVTANVYAESPLKMAVHNQFFKAAVNWNKVTNDEGQIKDFKDQWHAGITSQPKQKFRFLTIIQIKDGKTEVIKTLSNKDGFTALQVGDWNIKAQLNGEKPAALQVSGNAVKSMFSYGNLPIQFEGKKYMPNIDGSSLLLEIDHAKVVRQEAIDELPDVAKYDKN from the coding sequence ATGATCAATAAAAAAATATATACAGTAGTGTTACTTTTGGCAGCCTTCTCTGTTTTCAGTCAGAAACAGCAGGCTGTCATAAAGTTAACCGCCGAAAAACTGCACGCAAGAGTACGCGAATGGCCATGTCCTGTAAACGGTGTAACGGTTCCAACAAACGCTCCCGCCCTGCTTTGGCCTGGAACTAACGGAAAAGAAATGGTGAAACCAATGGAAAGCGGCAGTGAAGTTAAAGAAGATCCAAATATTGGCAACGTACGATATAAAGTGATGCTTGCCAGCGATAAAAACTTTACCAAAAATGTAACTGCTAGCGCCGAACAGCGTTGGGCCGTTTATCCTCTGCATCAAGCGTTAAAAGCTGGAAAATGGTATTGGAAATATGCTTATGCCCTAAAAAGCAGCAATCAATGGACATGGTCACCAACTTATGATTTTGTAATTGATGCCAAATATGCAAACGAAAAAGTTTCTCCGCCAGTAACCGAAGTTTTAAAACGAAATGAAGGAGCACATCCGGTTTTGTGGGATATGCGTACTATTGGCGACGACTTTTATCGCAATAACTTGAATAATCCCGAGGCGAAAAAGTTTATCGCTTTCGCGGAAAAATTGATGCTGGCTCCTCTTCCAACTGAGAAACCACAACGCGTCATTGATACAACTGGCAAAAATCCTTTAGAGAAAAAAATCATTATTGAGCGAATGTATCATGGTTTTGGAGATGCTGTTGGAACTCCTGTTCGCAATTTATGCATTGCCTATCAGCTTACTAAAGACGAGCGTTTTATCTTAGATGCCAAACGCAGAGCGATAAACATTGCCAACATGAATCCTAACGGACTAGCAACAGGCGATGACTTTACAGGCGGTGCCGTACTCGAAGCTTTAGGATGGTTTTATGATGTAGGTTATGAATTCTTATCTCCGCAGGAAAAAGAACTTTTTAAAAACATCATTAAACTTAGAGCCAAAAGAGTTTACGATCATTTGCCTAATCGTTTTGAATTGCATGTAAGCGATAATCACGTTTGGCAGATTACCATGCGAAACCTTGCAATTGCAACTGTTGCGACTATAAACGATGTGCCTGAAGCAAAAGAATGGCTTACGTATTTGTATGAAGTTTGGTCGGCGCGTTTCCCGGTTTTAGGCACAACAGATGGTGGCTGGCACGAAGGAAACGGCTATTTTAGGGTCAACTTTAAGTCTATTATTTACCTTTCTCAAATGTTTGGCGATTTTAGCGGAGTTGATTATTTCAAACTGCCTTGGATGCAGAATCTGCCTTACTATATGCATTATACACATCCTAATAAATCGGCAAGCACTGCGATTGGCGATATGTGGGAGAATATTCCCTACATTACAAAAGGCGAAGCTTGGTTTGCAGACGCGCTTACTTATAAAATTGACAATCCTTACTTAAATTGGTATGTTGACGGTATAAAAAGAGATTATGCTTCGTATTATCATGGTACAGACGATTATCTTCTTTTTCGACTTTTAAATTATAAACCAAACCGAAATTTACCTGCTTCCTCGCCTTCTGTTTTACCAAAAACACGCAAATTTGGAGATGTCGGTGTTGTCGCGATGCACGAAGATTTAGCTAATGCCGATAAAACGCTAAGCAGTTATTTATTGAGCAGTCCGTTTGGTTCTTCTGGACATGGGCATGCTTCGCAAAATGCCTTTACCATTAATTATAAAGGAAAAGTAATTTTTGGAGGAACAGGTTATTACAGCAATTTCAGCGATAAACACAATCTTTTAGATTATCGATCAACAAAAGCTTATAATACCATTTTAGCAGACAGTTTAAATCAAAAAATTGGTGAAGAAGGTTACGGGTGGATTCCGAGAGCAATCTCAGGAAAACGCATTCAGTATGCTTTAGGAGATGCCAGCAATGCGTATGGCGAAATTAAAAGTGAATTTTGGTTGAATAGATTTGAACAAATCAAAGTAGTTCCGAGCAAAGAAAACGGTTACGGAGAATCTGGCGTAACATTGTACAGAAGACATATGCTGCAATTAGAAGGCGGATATATTGTTTTATATGATGAATTGGAAGCCAAAACTCCAGTAAAATGGACAACTCAGTTTCATTGCCCTTATTACGCAATTGAAGGTCAGAATTCAGAAAACTCAAATCAACAACAATTTGCAGTTAAAACCGATTTAGGAAGTGTTACGGCGAATGTTTATGCTGAAAGTCCATTAAAAATGGCGGTACACAATCAGTTTTTCAAAGCTGCTGTAAACTGGAATAAAGTGACCAATGATGAAGGACAAATTAAAGATTTTAAAGATCAATGGCACGCGGGAATCACTTCTCAGCCAAAACAAAAATTTAGATTCTTAACCATCATCCAAATTAAAGATGGCAAAACAGAAGTCATTAAAACACTATCCAACAAAGATGGATTTACAGCTTTACAAGTTGGAGACTGGAATATAAAAGCGCAATTAAACGGAGAAAAACCTGCGGCATTGCAAGTTTCAGGAAACGCAGTAAAATCAATGTTTAGTTACGGAAATCTGCCAATTCAATTTGAAGGAAAAAAATACATGCCAAACATCGATGGAAGTTCTTTATTGCTTGAAATTGATCATGCTAAAGTAGTCCGACAAGAAGCGATAGATGAATTGCCAGATGTGGCTAAATATGACAAAAATTAA